In Helicoverpa armigera isolate CAAS_96S chromosome 17, ASM3070526v1, whole genome shotgun sequence, the sequence TTCACCAGACTCTCAGTTACTGCTCACAGCCTCCGATGATGGGCATATGAAACTTTATGATGTGTAAGTTGCTTTGAGAACAGATATCCTTAAATATGTTGAGAATTAGTACCTAAGAAatgttacattaaataaatgtaaataaatatttatttaatgtattgttcattggtatttaaaatatatacctatctaaTTTAATATTGGCTAAAAGTTAATGTATACCTTAgtgtaatatataaataaataatatagggGCAGGAGTATTCTCCTACTGCTGAGTAAATGTGTCTTCCACATTttctgtattaaaaaatattgtttttttctgttcCAGGGTGCACGCTAACTTAGCTGGCACATTATCAGGGCATGCTTCCTGGGTGCTCTCAGTAGCTTTCTCACCTGATGGCAAAAGGTTTGCATCGGGCAGTGCAGACCGGACGGTACGAGTCTGGGACCTAGACAGTATGCAGTGCCAACATGTATTTAAGGAACACAGTGATCAGGTACCTTATTACTTAAAGCTAACACacttaaaaatgttatctaCTATGTGTGGGTCAATCGTAATTTGTGCTTTTTTCTGTTCCAGGTTTGGGGTGTGAAGTTTAATgcagaaagtaataaaattatgtctgtATCAGAAgataaaagtttaaatatttatgactgcccattataataatgtataatattagtttttttttaatataccatACCATCTTGTAAACTCTGTTTCATTATATGTATAACTGAGTTCCTGAAAAGGAGAGGGTTTTCAATTTGtctatacataggtatgtatgttattttacTCTTATAGCTTATATTTTGAACACCAATGAATaattaaaaggtgaaggaaaacatttcgaGGATACCAGGACTGTTAGAGTCTGAAATTTTcgacccacattgagcaagcgtggcggTTAAAGCTCTATGCTTCTGTGCCTTAGGCGCCTGTGCCCACATACATTCATggacaatataataattaaagacacccgaCGAACACTTACTCGAGCTGTTGATctggatttatttttttaaataacctttggaacatattaggtactttatttttaaatatttatgggaatattatttaatagtaaGTCTAAATATCATCAACAGAACTTGTCAGAGGTGAGGTACAGATCAATGAAACATTACGATGCATATCAATATTTGGTTGCATGTCCATTTGCCTCAATAACGGCACGACATCTCTTGGGCATGGAAGCGATCAATTTTGAACAAGTAGCTACTGGAATTTGCTCCCATGCTTCTTTAAATGCATCGTAAAGTTGATTTACGTTTGATGAACGTTTTGAAGCCACTGCTTTATTTACATGGTGCCACAAGTTTTCTATTGGATTTAGGTCGGGACTGCAAGGCGGCCAATCCAATACCCTCACGGACTCATTGCTCAAGAAGTCTTTTACCACTTTAGCTGTATGTTTGGGATTATTGTCATGCTGAAATGTCCAATTTTCTGGTAAATGTTGATGGGCGTGGGGTAGCATGGTCCCTTCTAAGATATTCTTATACTGTAATCTATCCATGTTGCCATCTATCTTTCTCACAGGTCCAACACCGAATCCTGAAAAGCAGCCCCACACTTTAATATTTCCACCTTCATGTTGGTCAATTTTTTTCGTGTACTTGGGACTTCCGTCGGAActgatcatatttattttagtttcatcACTAAATAGCACATTTTTCCATTCTTGCTCTGTCCAGTTAACATATTTCTTAGCAAACGCTAGTCTAGctttgatgtttgtatttttcaactgCGGTACCTTCCGTGTGGCCCTTCCATACAAGTTTGCCTCACATAATCTTCGTCTGACAGTTCTTCCAGACACACCCGTCGTTCCTTCCGCACCGTATAACTCCGAACGGATCAGTTCTGATCCCATTAATGGATCCTTTTTTGCCAACAACACGATGTGCAAGTCTTCTCGCGGAGTAGTCTTTCTTGGCCTGGTTTTTCTAGGCATGTTTTCAGTAGTGTTGAAATGCTTAAAATGTTTGATAGCATTAAAAACCATGTCTTTTGAACAATTTATGTGGTTTGCTATTTTTCTGTATGACCAACCCTTATCATATAAGTTCATTATAATCTTCCTAGTCGAAGAATCACAACTCTTGTTTTTTCCcatagtattttattaaaaacgtgtttttttaaagaaatttgatAAATGTTATAAGTTATAACGACGTTCCATTAAAAATACGCGGcaaaacgagtaaaaaaatatgtaggtagtaatTTTCTTctcctttttaaaattaagaacaaATATATCGGCGTCTTTAATTAGCTGGCCAGCTACTTGACTGACCCATAGATTAGGATTGATTCACTTTTAATAGTGAGAAGAGtgatttgattaaattaataaacttttttattatttttttttaagaatacctACGATGTCACATTATgatttaataacaacaaaattgtatttaactTATTGTATATATGACTGTCATGTTAGTTACCATGAGTGAGCTGTTGGTGGTAAAATagggagtgtctttaattacgtGTCCACGACTGTATATCTTTATCGTATAATAAAACGCTTGATCCAAGAATTTTGAGGATCAATCAATCAATGCCAGAAGGAAGGAAGGCTGAATGTTGGGTATGTAgttgtaggtaagtaggtatagtttccAAACGCTGATTTTGTTGTCATTATTTGAACGACATTGACAGTTCTGGAAATGACAATGGCTCCGCGTTCCAAAGAATATTTTTCCAGTTTTTCAGCATAGCAAAGTACGTTTAGCCTACTCTAACTTTAGTGGATCTATAAGAAGGATTTTACAACTCATGTAATTTATTGTAGTTATTATTTGACAGTTCTCCTTCCTTGTGcacgaaattattttattcaaagcggatttatttattttgttttcaaaagtaaatttaGGTTACATTGCGAagctaaaaattaaatatttgatatacGAAAATGCCGGCTGGTACCATAGTAAGTACCCTTTCTAagaatttaatgtaattatttgcaaaacaaactaaacataaaacatatgttttttttcagtattccttaatattgaaaaaagaaaatgcaCATGAGGACCCTATTTATTGCTGTTCGTGGGCTAAAGTAAACACCGCTGGAGATTCAGCGTGAGTAAAATAAACAGGAggcaaagaataataaaaaacattggcCATAATATCTGATTGGTTTTATTCACTAATTACttcatttttaatcttttaggaATGCTTCAAAAGATTTCATAGTGACTGGTGGTTTGGACTGCTTGGTAAAAGTATGGACACTAGAAAACAATAAGCTAGAGGTACTTCATTCATTGGAGGGTCACTCGATGGCTGTGGTCTGCGTAGCTGTTAGTCCTTCTGCACCAAGTAGGTCTCCTGAACCTATTCtaaaaattaaccaaaaaaGAGGTGTTTCACCATGCTGCTAAGAATTGAATCTATCAGACTAATTCATACTTATGAACCATTGCAATGGAAAATCTGGTCATCTTGATACACTCTcctgttaaaatatttgtatttttttaataacatttttgctgtgttatgttttttatataaacttacactttcttgaaaattttgtataattCAGGCTAGGGACAAATCTTTGTGCTAATTCAAACATTCTGGAGAAAAAACTACACACAATATTACATTTCTGTACATCATTGTTGGAAATGATTCTAAAATACTTTTCTCACTTTTTAGTAATAGCAAGTTCATCACTTGACTCTAGCCTCATATTCTGGGACCTACTCTTGGGGAAGAAGTTAGTGGAGATACCAACCGGAGTCACAGATGCATGGAAGATAGCTTTTTCTCCGGACGGAGAGCACATTGCCACTGGTGGTTATACTGGCAAGATAGTTGTATACAGTGTTCAGAGTGGAACTACTGAGAAAGTTTTGGATACCAGAGGGAAGTTTATATTAAGTGTGTCTTGGGTGAGTGATATGTTTAAACTACTTTATTAACCTAGTCTAAATTAACTCGTCTAGCAGGATTTATCTGAAAGACAAAGTAACCTATTTAAATGCAATATTACTAAGTTACCAAAACTTGTAATATCTAAGAACTGGCTAAAAATTAATCTCCATTTTCTCAGAGTCCCAACGGCAGATACATAGCAACCGGCTCAGAGGACGGCATCCTATGCATAGTAGATGTAACACAAGGGAAGGTTGTCCACACAGTAGAGGCTCACTCACAGCCCATCAGGAGTATTGCGTTCTCACCGTGCAGTAAACGACTGGCCACTGCCTCTAACGATGGTTATGTCAAGATTTATGATGTGTGAGTTTGGTTTCCCGTTTCagctttgaaattaattttaaatgtcgTGCGTGAATGCCTTTTGTATCGCTTTTTCGTATGCAAATGTTTTCGACATCAAAATTGCAATCTAGGCCAGTTCCAGACACGGAATAGGTTCGGCCTTAACGTTATCTACGTACCTGGCAATGATACCTACTATCATTAAGAAATTCGAGTCTAATTAATCAAAAGTATTGATTTTGGTCCATTGTAGTTTCTCTATCGATTATCGTCGCACTTTTCCCATACCTTTCGAAAAAATTTGCTCAaccccaaaaaatattaaaaccggACTATAATCATATTTCAATAGACTTCTATACGAGTATCATAAACATGTTTTTGCTCGATACATATAACGGGAACCTTTCGAGCGCGAGTCCAACTCACATCTGTCCAGTAATTTTTTTCACCATCTAATCACTGTAAAATCTCTACAGGGCTAGCGCAGGCCTCCAATTCTCTCTAAACCACAAATGCTGGGCTGTCAGCGTCTGTTTCACTTTGGACGGCACGCGCGTGGCTACTGCCGCCGCCGACGGCAGCGTGAGGGTCGCCGCCACTGACGGCCTTGCCGTACTCAATACCTTCCACGAACATAGCGATGTGGTAAGTGTGTATATTTACTTAGGTAATAACTTGATAGTAGTTAAGTAGTACCTAATCCAACGAAATAATATCCCTTTTTTACAAACACCGAACTCTACGAAACGAGATAAGTAGtaagtaagtacaaaataagTAAGTGAAGCATCATTTCTCAGTTTGGAATATCAATTTAGCGATAACACTAAAGTACTAAATAGTGAAATAAACAGCTTAaaatagtatattatattattaaaggagtaagtacctataagtgtTTTGAAGTGAACACATtagataaattttatttcagggATTATCTATACACGAATCTGtaatactacctacttatatacctaAGCGTGTGTGTTTGTTAAATTCATAAATTTAGTTTCCTTTTTCCAGGCGTGGGGCGTGAATTTCAACAGCAACAATAAAAAGATTATCTCCGTGTCTAAGGATAAGAGCATAAATATCTACGAGTGCCCACCATTACCAAAGCCTGAGAAAAAGGAACAAACAATGaatctaataaaataagtaatttctcTAACAACTTTAACGGTGAGTATTAAAAGTAtacttttatatacctacctatgtatgtataggtacttgTATAAATTAtggttatgtaggtatttaagtctgtttttgtaacaaatattaaaattgtttattttgaaacttctgtaacatgttttattacatCTCAAATTAGATATTGGCCAAACAAAATCAAGCCAGCCTTCAcccgtttcataggagcctgcaaaggtctattggaaataaaaacctttCACTTTGAATTTAACCCTCTAATCACTATAATTCAGTGTTCCTCCACATTATTTGAATTGTGTACATACTAAAAAGTTCAAATGCGCTACACTTAACATAGGTACCTTAGACATATTACAACCATTCTCACTCAACAATACCTAGATTCTAACACATATAGGGTACACAGGTATCCAAATACACTTCAATATACCAACTATACGTATGTGTGCGTAAGGGCGCTATCCCCTACAAGACGGGGAGAGTCGGCTTGATTAATTTTCGGCGGTAAGAGGATTCCGCCCGCCGTCATATTACTCCCGTTCTTTGCCTAGGATTTGCACTCTTATAACTAGTTAGGACCAAAAAATACCCTTTTCGGGATTATTAATGTGGCCTGTTTTGTGTTGCCAGTGGTCACggatttttggatttttttggcCTGGTAGCACCGTTGGTTTAATTAGTTATGTGTTGGTTGTTTTGACGTGGTAGGACTGAGAGGGAAACTGATTAAAAAttgattacttaattgaattttaaaaacctTGAGAGATTCACTgaatatatacataggtattccTACTCTCAAAAGTGCTTAGATGACGTTTTCAATCCTTCCAATCATTgtcatttaggtacctacatatacctacGAAAGAACATCAATATCCTAACCTGTGAATTCTTATACTTATTAATTCTCCATGTGCAAAATGTCCTATTGGTCAGCCAGCCAAACCATCCCACACACACGATCTTATATCTACAAGCGAACAACAAAAACCGTCCACAGACACAAAAGAGTATCGAAATTATACGGCTTTTGTGATAAGTATCAACACATTATTGAGCTGTTGTCAAGCTAAATACATAAAGGGGAGgcatttatcaaaaatatttacattggtAGCAAGTCAATTGGTTTCGGCTTAATTTGCGGCGAATTATGCGGCGCGGCCCGCCGGGAAATCAACTTTACATTCAATTTGCCGGCGTGCACAGATAAAAACCAATCTCTTCATTTTTACCTGTCGCGGCGGCAGAATAAATCCTCTTTAGtgttcatgaatatttttaaagttttgtaagtTTGAGCGATTCTTGTCGTTATTAAATGTAGTTTCCCTTccattgtatgtaggtaggtggcAGGCCTGCTTGTTGGAttgctcgaaagagttaccgcgatcCTGGGTATACAAAGGGCTCCGCTATGTTTTAGTCGATAAAAGTCTGATACTCTCCTGCTGCGGGCAGGGTCACCTTAGCGAGCAGGATGTGTGCTATAGTTATTCGATTGCATATATCCAGGATCAGAAGCCAGTTCAAATATAGAATTTGCAAAACGCCACAGCGATATTAATAGGCGGTTGAGGCATTGTGCAGTCCACATACGACCGGTGGCGGCCGGCAGCGGAGGTATCGATGTCGTAATCACGGCCGCGCCGCTGCCAGCACCATTCAATGAGATGAAATCACTATGCGGCTGTATGAATAATTCAGGTGCGGTCCGACTCCGCCCCCCTCCCTCACTCACCCCACTATCGATATTGATATAAAGTTGACAGAATATGTATGTCCAATATCGTACGGTCGATTTCTGCAATTTATGATCTGGATTCGCTATTTGTGCTTAGGTGGTTCATTTTGATTGAGATTTGTGTTTACTGTATTAAACGCACAGTTTTATTGGAACACCAATGGAGTCGATATCAGTGAGGGtgctaaataaaagtaatgaatttcgcttaataattgtttattatcACCTAGTCATTTCAATAAATAGAACAGTCTAACTATGTAACAAGGGTATCTAGTGGTGGTAGGAGATGGCGGGAGAGGAGTAGGTGACGTGCGCTACGGGCGCGGCGTAGGCGAGCTTGGCGACGGGCGCGGAGTAGGCCACTGGAGCGTGAGCGTAGGACACGGGGGCAGGCGCGTAGGCTACCTTGGCGACGGGAGCGGCGTAGGCAACCTTGGCGACGGGAGCGGCGTAGGCAAGCTTGGCTACGGGAGCGGCGTAGGCGAGCTTGGCTACGGGAGCGGCGTAGGCGAGCTTGGCGACGGGGGCGGCGATGGCCAGCTTGGCGACGGGAGCGGGGTGCACGGGGGTGCCCTCGTAGCGCACGTTGGCGTTGAATCCGTGCTCCTTGTCGGCGGTGTACTCGACGATGCGGTGCACGCCGTCGGGCTGCACGAGCGAGTAGGAGCCGTGCACGGCGTCGCCCTCACGAGCCTCCTGCTGCTGCTTCACGTCGCCGCTGTGCTCGTCGTGCACGGAGTACGAGAACTCGTAGTGCGCAGGCGCGGCGTACTCTGCCGGGGCCACCGCCACCAGCGGCACGGCGTAAGCCGCCACGGCCAGGGACAATACGATCACGAACTGAAAAGAAGTCAggttcattataattatttggtccagtcaaaacataaatattggaATAGTTAATCAtctttaattgtttaaataGCTTTctatataaagaaataatacgTTTGGATCACACCATGGTCTAGGCGGGTTGGCCCTCGCCAACTGCGGACCATGGCAATGTCACATGGTACGAGTTTGccgaattataattattatattaatttgtctTCCAAAAGTATCTACTCACTTTGGCAACCATTTTTGCAATTGGATTTGTTGTTACTGATTTAAGTGTCAGTACTCGACTACGATAATATGTGACCTGCTACAGTTTTTATACAGCACTGTCGCCTGTAGGTCTCGCAGTGATACACGACGCGCCCGCGGCATTGCTCATAGTGATTGAGAGGTGAAGGCCAACGCGCTGCATTGCTGAACCGAATATTACAATATCTATCTTAGGTACTTAGAGATTAGCACCTGTGTGTACATTCCTTAGCTGTCTAACGACTTTATAGAATACGAGAGCTGATTTGTAAtgcttatttaatattttcaaaagttgcTGCATAATATTTAGGCGTGGGCTGATTAAAATACCGCAACGATAGTTTCGAAGAAGTGAAGTGAATTTTTAGAATATTGCATCAGTTAATATTTGCCTTGATACTTAGCGAAAATTAACGCGAAGTTTTCGTTCAttattaaatgtcaaaaaaaaaaaatatttaaggtacAGTTTACGAGCTGTTTGTTTTAATCAGCGTACCGAGGATGaggtattaataaataagatttaaaattacatttcacGTTTGAAGGATAAACAATGGGTTAACGGTGTCTTTGCATGGTGGTTGCTGTATTGAAAATAGCATATAGAGTAGGTAAGGTGAGAGTAAGGTGAGTAGTGCTAAAAGCTATTTTTTTCTCTATATCtcttatagattttttttgacCTCAATTGTAACTGAGTAGTATTTATTAGAATTTGATTTTCACATTGTAGAATGCTTTCTTATATAGCGCTTCATTATTTAGGTACTAACagaagtaagtaggtaggtaggtagaaaGTAGTATGTAAGGtacaaattttaattattcagaTACTTAAGTACAGGAAAACTAAACCTAGATTAAAAAGTGTAAATTGTAGGTATATGCGTCTATGCAACCCGCTATGTTTCATCATAAAGTagcagttcatatcttccggctccatcatcagaacAGTTTTACAGTAGGTTCTATACCGTACGTTTTGCCATcagaaatatatgtatatgtacgtGCCAATGTTCACGACGCTTCGATCcctggaagatggttaaattagtaATCTCAGATTCCAATGTATAGCTTGCATACAGGTCGATCTAATAAAAGCGAGTTAAAATTAGGGGCATTTAGAATAAGGATGACTGCCTTCTATTCTACTTATGCCTGCAAGCACATAAAACGATTCAGCTCTAGTGATAGAATTTGGAAACATCCGTCAAATTACAGCAATAGGTATGTAAATCACAGTTCACCATAGTTGtctgtttttattcataaagcTTATAGAGCTTTCGATGATTTTGGATCAATCCCCGTCCACAGCATTTGCGTTTGCGACAGACAACAAATCaagtgatttataaataaacactaataAATATCGGGCCACCTTTCTCTCATAGTCGGTTGGCTCCATGGTACCTAAGCTATTAAGCCTTATgagtgctaacacaactgaaaAACTATATGGCTACATATGCtcatatatttagataaatctTATAACACACAGACCACAGTCAACAAGCATACTCATCAAAGAAATGTCATGTACTGGTAATCAAACCTgcgacctcaggttcggcaggcATGGCGAACATTGCGATAACGGGATTGTCAAATCAATGGTATGGGCACGTGCGTTGCAAGTTCATACCAGGCCCTgaagtcataataatatttgttgttCTATAGCTTATCGAGTTAACTGCCCACTTTTACCACCCAagaattattagtttttttcaaaGTCACCTGACGACTTCAGAATGACttggaatttatttttcaaa encodes:
- the LOC110370387 gene encoding superkiller complex protein 8, coding for MPAGTIYSLILKKENAHEDPIYCCSWAKVNTAGDSANASKDFIVTGGLDCLVKVWTLENNKLEVLHSLEGHSMAVVCVAVSPSAPIIASSSLDSSLIFWDLLLGKKLVEIPTGVTDAWKIAFSPDGEHIATGGYTGKIVVYSVQSGTTEKVLDTRGKFILSVSWSPNGRYIATGSEDGILCIVDVTQGKVVHTVEAHSQPIRSIAFSPCSKRLATASNDGYVKIYDVASAGLQFSLNHKCWAVSVCFTLDGTRVATAAADGSVRVAATDGLAVLNTFHEHSDVAWGVNFNSNNKKIISVSKDKSINIYECPPLPKPEKKEQTMNLIK
- the LOC126055781 gene encoding cuticle protein 8 isoform X2 → MVAKFVIVLSLAVAAYAVPLVAVAPAEYAAPAHYEFSYSVHDEHSGDVKQQQEAREGDAVHGSYSLVQPDGVHRIVEYTADKEHGFNANVRYEGTPVHPAPVAKLAIAAPVAKLAYAAPVAKLAYAAPVAKLAYAAPVAKVAYAAPVAKVAYAPAPVSYAHAPVAYSAPVAKLAYAAPVAHVTYSSPAISYHH
- the LOC126055781 gene encoding cuticle protein 8 isoform X1, with the translated sequence MVAKFVIVLSLAVAAYAVPLVAVAPAEYAAPAHYEFSYSVHDEHSGDVKQQQEAREGDAVHGSYSLVQPDGVHRIVEYTADKEHGFNANVRYEGTPVHPAPVAKLAIAAPVAKLAYAAPVAKLAYAAPVAKLAYAAPVAKVAYAAPVAKVAYAPAPVSYAHAPVAYSAPVAKLAYAAPVAHVTYSSPAISYHH